A genomic stretch from Streptomyces sp. QL37 includes:
- a CDS encoding glutamate ABC transporter substrate-binding protein yields MLRTRNIAAVLVCLLIVALTAGCGREGSPPVKGPKAEALPRYKVDTDFSLPESRTWKKAKKRGHLVVGAKEDQPYLGEKDPATGTYSGFDIEIARMMAASLGFDPDTIRFRTIASANRETALQNGQIDYYVGTYTINDMRKKLVGFAGPYYMAGQGLLVRTDENDIHGPQDLAGKTVCSAAGSTPYQRIAADFPKADLVAYDTYSICVDNLLTFQVDAVTTDDAILLGFAAKAPDEMKVVGKPFSEEPYGIGVPRGDNALRAALNDALEANEKNGNWKKAFEATLGLSGVPAPKPPPIDRYPSN; encoded by the coding sequence GTGTTGCGTACGAGGAACATCGCGGCCGTGCTGGTCTGCCTCCTGATCGTCGCGCTCACCGCGGGCTGCGGCAGGGAGGGCAGCCCGCCGGTCAAGGGGCCGAAGGCCGAGGCGCTGCCCCGGTACAAGGTCGACACCGACTTCTCGCTGCCGGAATCCAGGACCTGGAAGAAGGCCAAGAAGCGTGGCCATCTCGTCGTCGGCGCCAAGGAGGACCAGCCCTACCTCGGCGAGAAGGACCCGGCCACCGGGACCTACTCCGGCTTCGACATCGAGATCGCCCGCATGATGGCGGCCTCCCTCGGCTTCGACCCGGACACGATCCGCTTCCGGACCATCGCCTCCGCCAACCGGGAGACGGCACTCCAGAACGGGCAGATCGACTACTACGTCGGCACCTACACGATCAACGACATGCGCAAGAAACTCGTCGGCTTCGCCGGGCCCTACTACATGGCCGGTCAGGGGCTGCTGGTGCGCACCGACGAGAACGACATCCACGGCCCGCAGGACCTGGCGGGCAAGACGGTCTGCTCGGCCGCCGGGTCCACGCCGTACCAGCGCATCGCCGCGGACTTCCCCAAGGCGGATCTCGTCGCGTACGACACCTACTCGATCTGCGTCGACAACCTGCTGACCTTCCAGGTCGACGCCGTCACCACCGACGACGCCATCCTGCTGGGCTTCGCCGCCAAGGCCCCGGACGAGATGAAGGTGGTCGGCAAGCCCTTCTCCGAGGAGCCGTACGGCATCGGAGTCCCGCGTGGTGACAACGCGCTGCGCGCCGCTCTCAACGACGCCCTGGAGGCCAACGAGAAGAACGGCAACTGGAAGAAGGCGTTCGAAGCGACTCTGGGCCTGTCCGGGGTACCCGCCCCGAAACCGCCGCCCATCGACCGCTACCCGTCGAACTGA
- a CDS encoding amino acid ABC transporter ATP-binding protein gives MAVDPLIELRDVNKYFGKLHVLQNINLTVGRGEVVVVIGPSGSGKSTLCRTINRLETIESGHIAIDGKPLPEEGKGLAELRAEVGMVFQSFNLFAHKTVLANVSLAQLKVRKRRKDEADQRSRELLERVGLASQADKLPAQLSGGQQQRVAIARALAMDPKALLFDEPTSALDPEMINEVLEVMQQLAREGMTMVVVTHEMGFARSAANRVVFMSDGCIIEDRTPEDFFTSPESDRAKDFLSKILKH, from the coding sequence ATGGCCGTCGATCCGTTGATCGAGCTGCGGGACGTCAACAAGTACTTCGGGAAGTTGCACGTACTGCAGAACATCAATCTCACCGTCGGCCGCGGGGAGGTGGTGGTGGTCATCGGCCCCTCCGGATCGGGAAAATCAACGCTCTGCCGGACGATCAACCGGCTTGAGACGATCGAGTCCGGGCATATCGCCATCGACGGCAAGCCACTCCCCGAGGAGGGGAAGGGCCTCGCGGAGCTCCGGGCCGAAGTGGGCATGGTCTTCCAGTCGTTCAACCTGTTCGCCCACAAGACCGTGCTGGCGAACGTCTCGCTCGCCCAGCTCAAGGTACGCAAGCGCAGGAAGGACGAGGCCGACCAGCGCTCCCGGGAACTTCTGGAGCGGGTCGGGCTGGCCTCGCAGGCGGACAAGCTTCCCGCGCAGCTCTCCGGCGGCCAGCAGCAGCGCGTCGCCATTGCCCGCGCCCTCGCCATGGACCCGAAGGCGCTCCTCTTCGACGAGCCCACCTCCGCCCTGGACCCGGAGATGATCAACGAGGTCCTCGAAGTCATGCAGCAGCTCGCCCGCGAGGGCATGACCATGGTGGTCGTCACGCACGAGATGGGCTTCGCCCGGTCCGCGGCCAACCGCGTCGTCTTCATGTCCGACGGATGCATCATCGAGGACCGCACGCCGGAGGACTTCTTCACCTCCCCGGAGAGCGACCGCGCCAAGGACTTCCTGTCCAAGATCCTCAAGCACTGA
- a CDS encoding DUF6278 family protein, with protein sequence MNIPFLDNWRKRQGGTRAAALAAAVGTDPDGVAELFAECELLRARAGQCGLELDDSPASLSALDQLTPIWRDDPEELPWVGNDAGLYLGTVLVRTVPGAAWDILAGGKPVVRLGSGREIDVVAAGLDWAMSGSPELSEMYAESAESGPEAKTR encoded by the coding sequence ATGAACATTCCCTTCCTGGACAACTGGCGGAAGCGCCAAGGCGGTACACGTGCGGCGGCTCTCGCGGCCGCCGTCGGGACCGACCCGGACGGCGTGGCCGAGCTGTTCGCGGAATGCGAGTTGCTGCGCGCCCGGGCAGGGCAGTGCGGGCTCGAACTCGACGACAGCCCCGCCTCGTTGTCCGCGCTCGACCAGCTGACGCCGATCTGGCGGGACGACCCGGAGGAGCTGCCCTGGGTGGGCAACGACGCGGGCCTCTACCTCGGCACCGTGCTGGTGCGTACCGTCCCCGGGGCCGCATGGGACATCCTGGCCGGTGGAAAGCCCGTGGTGCGGCTGGGTTCCGGGCGGGAGATCGATGTGGTCGCCGCCGGTCTCGACTGGGCGATGTCGGGAAGCCCCGAGCTCTCCGAGATGTACGCGGAGTCGGCGGAGAGCGGCCCGGAGGCCAAAACGCGATAA
- a CDS encoding SDR family oxidoreductase, which yields MTSQNYLSELFSLEGRVAVVTGGSSGIGRAIAGALAHAGASVVVVARGEAELVRTVGELDAEGCRAAWVSADLGTTEGVRTAGEGAVAAFGEPDILVNCAGINLRPPMSELDEDVWDTTMTVNLKAPYLLGRRFGPGMAERGFGRIIHITSQQAHRAFVQSGAYGVSKGALESLARSQAEAWSPHGVTCNTLVPGFVMTPLNERLSSDPERVAALAARTMVGRNGLAQDFAGAAVFLASVASSYVTGQSLFVDGGFSVH from the coding sequence ATGACGTCGCAGAACTATCTCTCCGAACTCTTCTCGCTGGAAGGCCGGGTCGCCGTGGTGACCGGCGGCAGCTCCGGCATCGGCCGGGCCATCGCAGGGGCCCTGGCGCACGCCGGCGCGAGCGTCGTGGTCGTGGCGCGCGGGGAGGCGGAGCTGGTGCGGACCGTCGGTGAACTCGACGCCGAAGGCTGCCGTGCGGCCTGGGTGAGCGCCGACCTCGGAACCACCGAAGGCGTGCGTACGGCCGGGGAGGGTGCGGTCGCCGCGTTCGGTGAGCCCGACATCCTCGTCAACTGCGCGGGTATCAACCTGCGGCCGCCGATGAGCGAGCTCGACGAGGACGTCTGGGACACCACGATGACGGTGAACCTCAAGGCCCCCTACCTGCTGGGCCGCCGGTTCGGACCGGGCATGGCGGAGCGCGGCTTCGGCCGGATCATCCACATCACCTCCCAGCAGGCACACCGCGCGTTCGTGCAGAGCGGGGCGTACGGGGTCTCCAAGGGTGCGCTGGAATCGCTGGCCCGCTCACAGGCCGAGGCATGGTCGCCGCACGGAGTCACCTGCAACACGCTGGTGCCCGGGTTCGTGATGACTCCGCTCAACGAACGGCTGTCGTCCGACCCGGAGCGGGTGGCGGCGCTGGCCGCCCGCACGATGGTGGGACGCAACGGGCTGGCCCAGGACTTCGCCGGCGCGGCGGTGTTCCTCGCGAGCGTCGCCTCCTCGTACGTCACCGGGCAGTCGCTGTTCGTCGACGGCGGGTTCTCCGTCCACTGA
- a CDS encoding Clp protease N-terminal domain-containing protein: MTKPLRANPPIRLDDLIDAIKETHSDTLEQLSGAVVAADHLGEVADHLIGHFVDQARRSGASWTDIGRSMGVTRQAAQKRFVPKKPGEASDLDPGQGFGQFDQEARNVVMGANNEAQAARNDEVGVEHLVLGLLAEPDSLGAQVIVGQGVALEAVREAAALALPAAAADVPELIPYDAGARKVLELTFREALRLGHNFIGTGHIVLAVLEFEGGAGLLAGLGVDKDVASSDVAAAVAADEGEPAPDARS, from the coding sequence ATGACGAAGCCGCTGCGCGCCAATCCGCCCATCCGTCTCGACGACCTGATCGACGCGATCAAGGAGACCCACAGCGACACCCTGGAACAGCTCTCCGGAGCGGTGGTCGCCGCGGATCACCTCGGGGAGGTCGCCGACCACCTCATCGGCCACTTCGTGGACCAGGCGCGCCGCTCCGGCGCTTCATGGACGGACATCGGCCGGAGCATGGGCGTCACGCGGCAGGCCGCCCAGAAGAGGTTCGTGCCCAAGAAGCCCGGCGAGGCCTCGGACCTTGATCCGGGCCAGGGCTTCGGCCAGTTCGACCAGGAGGCCAGGAATGTCGTCATGGGTGCCAACAACGAGGCCCAGGCCGCCCGCAACGACGAGGTGGGGGTGGAGCACCTGGTCCTGGGCCTCCTGGCCGAGCCGGACTCCCTCGGTGCCCAGGTGATCGTCGGACAGGGAGTCGCACTGGAAGCGGTCCGGGAGGCTGCGGCACTCGCCCTGCCGGCCGCCGCCGCCGACGTCCCCGAGCTGATCCCGTACGACGCCGGGGCCCGCAAGGTCCTCGAACTCACCTTCCGGGAGGCCCTGCGCCTCGGCCACAACTTCATCGGAACCGGGCACATCGTGCTGGCCGTGCTGGAGTTCGAGGGAGGCGCGGGCCTGCTCGCGGGGCTGGGCGTCGACAAGGACGTGGCGTCGTCCGACGTCGCCGCCGCGGTCGCGGCCGATGAAGGGGAGCCGGCCCCGGACGCCCGGAGCTGA
- a CDS encoding exodeoxyribonuclease III, translating into MRIATWNVNSITARLPRLLAWLESSGTDVLCLQETKCTLEQFPAEALREAGYESAVNATGRWNGVALLSRVGLADVVTGLPEGPDYEGVQEPRAVSATCGPARVWSVYVPNGREVDHDHYAYKLRWLEALQKAVAADAAGTRPFAVLGDFNIAPTDEDVWDPALFVGATHVTPAERAALATLREEGLSDVVPRPLKYDHPYTYWDYRQLSFPKNKGMRIDLVYGNASFASAVKDSYVDREERKGKGASDHAPVVVDLDV; encoded by the coding sequence ATGCGCATCGCCACATGGAACGTCAACTCGATCACCGCCCGGCTCCCCAGGCTGCTGGCCTGGCTGGAGAGCAGCGGCACGGACGTGCTCTGCCTCCAGGAGACCAAATGCACGCTGGAGCAGTTCCCCGCCGAAGCGCTGCGCGAGGCGGGTTACGAGTCCGCGGTCAACGCCACGGGCCGGTGGAACGGCGTGGCGCTGCTCTCCCGCGTCGGCCTCGCGGACGTCGTGACGGGCCTGCCCGAAGGCCCGGACTACGAGGGAGTGCAGGAGCCGAGGGCGGTCTCGGCGACGTGCGGCCCCGCCCGCGTCTGGTCGGTCTACGTCCCGAACGGCCGCGAGGTCGACCACGACCACTACGCCTACAAGCTTCGCTGGCTGGAGGCGCTGCAGAAGGCCGTCGCCGCGGACGCGGCGGGGACCCGGCCGTTCGCGGTCCTCGGCGACTTCAACATCGCGCCGACGGACGAGGACGTCTGGGACCCGGCGCTCTTCGTCGGCGCGACGCACGTCACCCCGGCCGAGCGGGCGGCGCTCGCGACGCTGCGCGAGGAGGGGCTCTCCGACGTGGTGCCGCGCCCCCTCAAGTACGACCACCCGTACACCTACTGGGACTACCGCCAGCTCAGCTTCCCGAAGAACAAGGGCATGCGCATCGACCTCGTCTACGGCAACGCCTCCTTCGCGTCGGCGGTCAAGGACAGCTACGTCGACCGTGAGGAGCGCAAGGGCAAGGGGGCGTCCGACCACGCCCCGGTGGTCGTGGACCTCGACGTCTGA
- a CDS encoding MBL fold metallo-hydrolase → MNASSLTLTKKIHSCVRLERDGQTLVIDPGGFAEDDAAVGADAILVTHEHPDHFNEARLRAALESNPAARVWTLRSVAEQVSAAFPGRVHTVGHGDTFTAAGLDVQVHGELHAVIHPDIPRITNIGFLVDGSVFHPGDAFTVPDHPVDTLMLPVMAPWSKISEVIDYVREVKPRRAIDIHDALLTDLARPIYDMQIGALGGADHGRLAPGDATRL, encoded by the coding sequence ATGAACGCTTCGTCTCTCACCCTCACCAAGAAGATCCACTCCTGCGTCCGCCTGGAGCGGGACGGGCAGACGCTCGTCATCGACCCCGGTGGGTTCGCCGAGGACGACGCCGCGGTCGGTGCCGACGCGATCCTGGTGACCCACGAACACCCGGATCACTTCAACGAGGCGCGGCTGCGCGCCGCGTTGGAGTCCAACCCCGCCGCGCGCGTGTGGACCCTGCGCAGTGTGGCCGAGCAGGTGTCCGCAGCGTTCCCGGGGCGCGTGCACACGGTCGGTCACGGCGACACGTTCACCGCCGCGGGACTCGATGTACAGGTGCACGGGGAACTGCACGCGGTGATCCACCCGGACATCCCGAGGATCACCAACATCGGGTTCCTCGTGGACGGTTCGGTCTTCCACCCCGGCGACGCCTTCACGGTGCCCGACCACCCGGTGGACACGCTGATGCTGCCGGTCATGGCCCCCTGGAGCAAGATCTCGGAGGTCATCGACTACGTACGCGAGGTGAAGCCGCGCCGCGCGATCGACATCCACGACGCCCTGCTCACCGACCTCGCCCGCCCGATCTACGACATGCAGATCGGCGCACTGGGCGGCGCGGACCACGGGCGGCTGGCCCCGGGCGACGCGACCCGTCTCTGA
- a CDS encoding alpha/beta fold hydrolase: protein MLQYRFDGPEDAPVLVIGPSLGTTWHMWDRQIPELSQHWRIFRYDLPGHGGAPAYPAAAVTDLADRLLATLESVGVQRFGYAGCSIGGAVGADLALRHPHRVAALALVAASPRFGTADEFRQRGVIVRSNGLEPIARTSPERWFTPGFAAAQPAIVEWAVQMVRTTDPGCYIASCEALAAFDIRTELPRIGVPTLVLVGAEDKVTGPAEARTLVAGIPDARLALVPGASHLAPVEQPAAVTDLLLMHFSTAWQDTQASIPVPPPSPGFSAPFAPVVPVAEIAAAADLPDASPTGRSDRYDRGMKVRREVLGDAHVDAATAASDGFTDDFQNLLTRYAWGEIWSREGLDRRSRSCVSLTAVVASGHLGGLAQHVRAALRNGLTPVEIKEVLLQTAVYCGIPAAGAAFEIAQSVIQEETTPPA from the coding sequence CTGCTCCAGTACCGCTTCGACGGTCCGGAGGACGCCCCGGTCCTGGTCATCGGGCCCTCGCTCGGCACCACATGGCACATGTGGGACCGCCAGATACCGGAGCTCTCCCAGCACTGGAGGATCTTCCGCTACGACCTTCCGGGGCACGGCGGAGCCCCCGCTTACCCCGCCGCAGCGGTCACCGACCTCGCCGACCGCCTCCTCGCCACACTGGAGAGCGTCGGCGTCCAGCGCTTCGGTTACGCGGGCTGTTCCATCGGCGGCGCCGTCGGTGCCGACCTCGCGCTGCGCCACCCGCACCGGGTCGCCGCCCTGGCGCTCGTCGCCGCGTCGCCCCGCTTCGGCACCGCCGACGAATTCCGGCAGCGCGGGGTGATCGTCCGCAGCAACGGCCTGGAGCCGATCGCCCGGACCTCCCCGGAGCGCTGGTTCACCCCCGGCTTCGCCGCCGCGCAGCCGGCCATCGTCGAGTGGGCGGTCCAGATGGTCCGCACCACCGACCCCGGCTGCTACATCGCCTCCTGCGAGGCCCTGGCCGCCTTCGACATCCGTACGGAACTGCCCCGCATCGGCGTGCCGACCCTCGTCCTGGTCGGGGCCGAGGACAAGGTCACCGGCCCGGCCGAGGCCCGCACCCTGGTCGCGGGCATCCCGGACGCCCGGCTCGCCCTCGTCCCCGGAGCCTCCCACCTGGCCCCGGTCGAGCAGCCCGCCGCCGTCACCGACCTGCTGCTGATGCACTTCTCGACCGCCTGGCAGGACACCCAGGCGTCGATCCCCGTGCCGCCGCCGTCCCCGGGCTTCTCCGCCCCGTTCGCCCCCGTCGTCCCCGTCGCGGAGATCGCGGCCGCGGCCGACCTGCCCGACGCCTCTCCCACGGGACGCAGCGACCGGTACGACCGGGGGATGAAGGTCCGGCGCGAGGTGCTGGGCGATGCCCACGTGGACGCGGCGACGGCGGCCTCGGACGGCTTCACCGACGACTTCCAGAACCTCCTCACCCGCTACGCCTGGGGCGAGATCTGGAGCCGGGAGGGCCTCGACCGCAGGTCCCGCAGTTGTGTCTCCCTCACCGCGGTCGTCGCGTCCGGGCACCTGGGCGGGCTCGCACAGCACGTCAGGGCGGCCCTGCGCAACGGGCTCACACCGGTCGAGATCAAGGAGGTGCTGCTCCAGACCGCCGTCTACTGCGGCATCCCGGCGGCAGGCGCGGCGTTCGAGATCGCGCAGTCCGTGATCCAGGAGGAAACCACCCCGCCCGCGTAG
- a CDS encoding ROK family glucokinase has product MSTYRDFTHRGSARATVLRTVGTKERRSHLTAPRVPTVGIDIGGTKVMAGVVDADGNILETLRTETPDKSKSPKVVEDTIVELVLDLSDRHDVHAVGIGAAGWVDADRSKVLFAPHLAWRDEPLRDALASRLVVPVMVDNDANTAAWAEWRFGAGRGEDHLVMITLGTGIGGAILEDGHVKRGKYGVAGEFGHMQVVPGGHRCPCGNRGCWEQYSSGNALVREARELAAADSPVAHGIIERVKGNIPDITGPLITELAREGDAMCVELLQDIGQWLGVGIANLAAALDPSCFVIGGGVSAADDLLIGPARDAFKRHLTGRGYRPEARIAKAQLGPEAGMVGAADLARLVARRFRRTNRRRVERYERYAQFYDQAASTIRNTRGTRPVE; this is encoded by the coding sequence ATGAGCACGTACCGCGACTTCACACACCGCGGCTCCGCCCGCGCCACCGTCCTGCGGACCGTCGGCACCAAGGAGCGGCGCTCGCACCTCACGGCGCCCAGAGTTCCGACCGTCGGCATCGACATCGGCGGGACCAAGGTGATGGCCGGAGTCGTCGACGCCGACGGCAACATCCTGGAGACCCTGCGCACCGAGACGCCGGACAAGTCCAAGAGCCCCAAGGTCGTCGAGGACACCATCGTCGAGCTGGTCCTGGACCTCTCCGACCGGCACGATGTGCACGCCGTCGGGATCGGCGCGGCGGGCTGGGTCGACGCGGACCGCTCCAAGGTGCTGTTCGCCCCGCACCTGGCGTGGCGGGACGAACCCCTCCGCGACGCGCTCGCCTCCCGGCTGGTGGTCCCCGTGATGGTCGACAACGACGCCAACACGGCGGCCTGGGCGGAGTGGCGCTTCGGCGCCGGCCGCGGCGAGGACCACCTGGTCATGATCACGCTGGGCACCGGCATCGGCGGGGCGATCCTCGAGGACGGGCACGTCAAGCGCGGCAAGTACGGCGTCGCGGGTGAGTTCGGCCATATGCAGGTGGTGCCCGGCGGGCACCGCTGCCCGTGCGGCAACCGCGGCTGCTGGGAGCAGTACAGCTCGGGCAACGCCCTCGTGCGCGAGGCCAGGGAGCTGGCCGCGGCTGACTCCCCGGTGGCCCACGGCATCATCGAGCGGGTCAAGGGCAACATCCCCGACATCACCGGGCCGCTCATCACCGAACTGGCCCGTGAGGGCGACGCCATGTGCGTGGAGCTCCTCCAGGACATCGGCCAGTGGCTCGGCGTGGGCATCGCCAATCTCGCAGCCGCCCTCGACCCCTCCTGCTTCGTCATCGGCGGGGGTGTCAGCGCCGCCGACGACCTGCTGATCGGTCCGGCCAGGGACGCTTTCAAACGCCACCTCACCGGCCGCGGCTACCGCCCGGAGGCCCGGATCGCGAAGGCGCAGCTCGGCCCCGAGGCGGGGATGGTCGGCGCCGCCGACCTCGCCCGTCTGGTGGCCCGGAGGTTCCGCCGGACCAACCGGCGCCGGGTCGAGCGCTACGAGCGGTACGCGCAGTTCTACGACCAGGCCGCGAGCACCATCCGGAACACGCGCGGCACCCGCCCCGTCGAGTGA
- a CDS encoding ATP-binding cassette domain-containing protein has protein sequence MTSTQATAPRDATGAALVELDGVSKYYGNIKALENVSLEVHAGEISCVLGDNGAGKSTLIKIIAGLHRHDAGTFLIEGEETTLANPRDALDRGIATVYQDLAVVPLMPVWRNFFLGSEPTKGAGPFKRLDVRRMRETTRAELLRMGIDLRDVDQPIGTLSGGERQCVAIARAVYFGAKVLVLDEPTAALGVKQSGVVLKYVAAARDAGLGVVLITHNPHHAYLVGDRFVLLKRGAMSGSHTKDDVTLDELTRQMAGGSELDELSHELERAPSPDHLGGRPVGDDTP, from the coding sequence ATGACGTCCACCCAGGCTACGGCCCCCCGGGACGCGACAGGCGCGGCGCTCGTCGAGCTCGACGGCGTCAGCAAGTACTACGGCAACATCAAGGCCCTGGAGAACGTCTCGCTGGAGGTGCACGCGGGGGAGATCTCCTGCGTCCTCGGGGACAACGGCGCCGGCAAGTCCACGCTCATCAAGATCATCGCGGGGCTGCACCGGCACGACGCCGGGACGTTCCTGATCGAGGGCGAGGAGACCACGCTCGCCAACCCGCGTGACGCGCTGGACCGGGGCATCGCCACCGTCTACCAGGATCTGGCCGTCGTTCCGCTGATGCCGGTCTGGCGCAACTTCTTCCTCGGCTCCGAGCCGACGAAGGGCGCCGGCCCCTTCAAGCGCCTCGACGTACGGCGGATGCGCGAGACGACCCGCGCGGAACTGCTGCGCATGGGCATCGACCTGCGCGACGTCGATCAACCCATCGGCACGCTGTCAGGCGGTGAACGCCAGTGCGTGGCCATCGCGCGTGCCGTGTACTTCGGCGCCAAGGTCCTCGTCCTCGACGAGCCGACCGCGGCGCTGGGCGTCAAGCAGTCGGGGGTCGTGCTCAAGTACGTCGCGGCCGCCAGGGACGCCGGGCTCGGCGTGGTCCTCATCACGCACAACCCTCACCACGCGTATCTCGTCGGCGACCGGTTCGTGCTGCTCAAGCGTGGCGCGATGTCCGGGAGCCACACGAAGGACGACGTCACACTCGACGAACTGACCCGTCAGATGGCCGGTGGGAGCGAGCTCGACGAGCTCAGCCACGAGCTCGAACGAGCCCCCTCGCCGGACCACCTCGGCGGCCGCCCGGTCGGTGACGACACCCCGTAA
- a CDS encoding ABC transporter permease has product MTSTGQPAAPPTDERLLRTSPLRKLLGRPELGSVVGAIAVFLFFAIVADSFLQASSLGTVLYAASTIGIMAAPVALLMIGGEFDLSAGVMVTSSALISSMFSYQMTANVWVGVFVSLLVTLGFGAFNGFMLTRTKLPSFIITLGTFLMLTGLNLGFTKLISGTVSTKAIGNMEGFDSARKVFASYLTIGDVELKVTILWWAALVAIATWILIRTRFGNWIFAVGGEADAARAVGVPVIRTRIGLYLGVAFAAWVSGQHLLFSYDVVQSGEGVGNELIYIIAAVIGGCLITGGYGSAIGSAIGAIIFGMTSKGIVYAEWNPDWFKFFLGAMLLLATLLNHWVRKRAEATK; this is encoded by the coding sequence ATGACATCGACCGGGCAACCGGCGGCGCCCCCCACCGACGAACGCCTGCTGCGCACCTCTCCGCTGCGCAAGCTCCTCGGCCGGCCCGAGCTCGGTTCGGTCGTCGGGGCAATCGCCGTCTTCCTCTTCTTCGCGATCGTCGCCGACAGCTTCCTTCAGGCCTCCAGCCTCGGCACGGTGCTGTACGCGGCCTCCACCATCGGGATCATGGCGGCGCCCGTGGCGCTCCTGATGATCGGCGGCGAGTTCGACCTCTCCGCCGGCGTGATGGTGACCAGCTCGGCGCTGATCTCCTCGATGTTCAGTTACCAGATGACCGCCAACGTCTGGGTCGGCGTCTTCGTGTCGCTGCTGGTCACCCTGGGTTTCGGCGCCTTCAACGGCTTCATGCTGACCCGCACCAAGCTGCCGAGCTTCATCATCACGCTCGGCACTTTCCTCATGCTGACCGGTCTGAACCTCGGCTTCACCAAGCTGATCAGCGGCACCGTGTCGACCAAGGCCATCGGGAACATGGAGGGTTTCGACTCCGCCCGCAAGGTCTTCGCGTCCTACCTCACCATCGGTGACGTCGAGCTGAAGGTCACCATCCTGTGGTGGGCGGCGCTCGTCGCGATCGCCACCTGGATCCTCATCCGCACCCGCTTCGGCAACTGGATCTTCGCCGTCGGCGGTGAGGCCGACGCCGCACGCGCGGTCGGCGTCCCGGTGATCCGTACGCGGATCGGGCTCTACCTCGGCGTCGCCTTCGCCGCATGGGTCTCCGGGCAGCACCTGCTCTTCTCGTACGACGTGGTCCAGTCCGGCGAGGGCGTCGGCAACGAGCTGATCTACATCATCGCGGCCGTCATCGGCGGCTGTCTGATCACCGGCGGCTACGGCTCCGCGATCGGCTCCGCCATCGGCGCGATCATCTTCGGCATGACCAGCAAGGGCATCGTGTACGCGGAGTGGAACCCCGACTGGTTCAAGTTCTTCCTGGGAGCGATGCTGCTCCTGGCCACCCTGCTCAACCACTGGGTACGCAAGCGTGCGGAGGCGACGAAATGA
- a CDS encoding sugar ABC transporter substrate-binding protein, which yields MGAVLAAVLAASLAGCSSTGGKRAEERAAQAAEGRSAVNTPRWTFAMVTHSGDGDTFWDIVQKGAKQAAQKDNINFLYSHSDEGQQQAELVQTAIDKKVDGLIVSLAKPDSMKTVVAKAVKAGIPVITVNSGSAESKAFGALTHIGQDESIAGEAVGDELNERKRKKVLCVLHEQGNVGHEQRCAGAKKTFDGTMQNLYVDGTNMPDVQASIEAKLDSDQDIDAVVTLGAPFAAAAVKAKQTAGSKAEIDTFDLNASVATGLQNKTLGFAVDQQPYLQGYEAVDLLWLYRYNQNVLGGGLPVLTGPQVITRDDADALAEYTNRGTR from the coding sequence ATGGGCGCCGTGCTGGCAGCGGTACTGGCAGCCTCCCTCGCGGGATGCAGCAGCACCGGCGGCAAGCGGGCGGAGGAGCGCGCCGCCCAGGCCGCCGAGGGCCGGTCCGCGGTGAACACGCCCCGCTGGACGTTCGCCATGGTCACCCACTCGGGTGATGGCGACACCTTCTGGGACATCGTCCAGAAGGGCGCCAAGCAGGCGGCGCAGAAGGACAACATCAACTTCCTGTACTCGCACAGCGACGAGGGCCAGCAACAGGCCGAGCTCGTCCAGACCGCGATCGACAAGAAGGTCGACGGCCTGATCGTCTCGCTGGCCAAGCCCGACTCGATGAAGACCGTCGTCGCCAAGGCGGTGAAGGCCGGCATCCCCGTGATCACGGTGAACTCCGGCTCCGCCGAGTCCAAGGCCTTCGGGGCGCTCACCCACATCGGCCAGGACGAGTCCATCGCGGGCGAGGCCGTCGGCGACGAGCTGAACGAGCGGAAGCGCAAGAAGGTGCTCTGCGTCCTGCACGAGCAGGGCAACGTCGGCCACGAGCAGCGCTGCGCCGGGGCCAAGAAGACCTTCGACGGCACGATGCAGAACCTCTACGTCGACGGCACCAACATGCCCGACGTCCAGGCGTCCATCGAGGCCAAGCTCGACTCCGACCAGGACATCGACGCGGTCGTCACCCTCGGCGCCCCCTTCGCCGCCGCGGCGGTCAAGGCGAAGCAGACCGCGGGCAGCAAGGCCGAGATCGACACCTTCGACCTCAACGCGAGCGTCGCCACCGGCCTCCAGAACAAGACCCTCGGCTTCGCCGTCGACCAGCAGCCCTACCTCCAGGGCTACGAGGCCGTCGACCTGCTCTGGCTCTACCGCTACAACCAGAACGTGCTCGGCGGCGGCCTGCCCGTCCTGACCGGCCCGCAGGTCATCACCCGCGACGACGCCGACGCTCTGGCGGAGTACACGAACCGGGGGACCCGATGA